One Lycium barbarum isolate Lr01 chromosome 5, ASM1917538v2, whole genome shotgun sequence genomic window carries:
- the LOC132640288 gene encoding probable prolyl 4-hydroxylase 4 — protein sequence MKNSSHLASLFFLLIIAFVHKSSSSEIINPSKAKQISWKPRAFVYEGFLTDEECNHLISLAKSELKRSAVADNESGKSKHSEVRTSSGMFISKAKDPIVSGIEDKIATWTFLPKENGEEIQVLRYEEGQKYEPHYDYFVDKVNIARGGHRVATVLMYLTDVKEGGKTVFPKAEGSPRRRSMAADDSLSECARKGISVKPRKGDALLFYSLHPNATPDPISLHGGCPVIQGEKWSATKWIHVDSFDKIVSDGNCTDADENCERWAAFGECTKNPEYMLGSAGLPGYCRKSCKAC from the coding sequence ATGAAAAACTCTTCGCATTTAGCTAGTCTTTTCTTCCTCTTGATCATAGCTTTTGTGCACAAATCGTCCAGCTCAGAAATTATCAATCCATCCAAAGCCAAACAAATTTCATGGAAACCTAGAGCTTTTGTATATGAAGGATTTCTTACGGATGAAGAATGCAATCACTTGATATCTCTTGCGAAATCGGAGCTGAAGAGATCGGCTGTGGCAGATAATGAGTCTGGAAAAAGTAAGCACAGTGAGGTTAGGACGAGCTCCGGGATGTTCATTTCCAAAGCTAAGGATCCTATTGTCTCTGGGATAGAGGATAAGATAGCAACTTGGACCTTTCTACCCAAAGAGAATGGAGAAGAAATACAAGTACTACGATATGAGGAGGGGCAGAAATATGAGCCGCACTATGATTACTTTGTAGACAAGGTTAATATCGCTCGAGGTGGACACCGCGTGGCCACTGTACTTATGTATCTCACGGATGTTAAAGAGGGAGGTAAGACTGTCTTCCCTAAAGCAGAAGGATCTCCTCGCCGTAGGTCAATGGCAGCAGATGACAGCTTGTCTGAATGTGCAAGGAAGGGCATATCAGTGAAACCACGGAAAGGAGATGCCCTGCTTTTCTATAGTCTTCATCCAAATGCCACTCCTGATCCTATTAGTCTCCATGGTGGGTGCCCTGTCATTCAAGGTGAGAAATGGTCAGCAACAAAGTGGATTCATGTGGATTCCTTTGACAAAATTGTTTCCGATGGAAATTGCACCGATGCTGATGAGAATTGTGAGAGATGGGCTGCTTTCGGGGAATGCACCAAGAATCCAGAGTACATGCTGGGAAGTGCAGGCCTTCCAGGATATTGTCGGAAGAGCTGCAAAGCATGTTAA